The following are encoded in a window of Cyprinus carpio isolate SPL01 chromosome A13, ASM1834038v1, whole genome shotgun sequence genomic DNA:
- the LOC109056384 gene encoding tetratricopeptide repeat protein 9A-like → MSVEQGRFEGMIRKGNGTMSVMSGSANSTVVQLPGGRSRGDARYPQHAPHQSGSMVKPQNEPADLVKRALDFKTQGTQCYKDKKYREAIGKYHRALLEMKGLCRVLGDPDTSKSPSAVLTSISKSSLTDEQKGAVENAELECYNSLAACLLQMELVNYERVKEYCLKVLRKEGENFKALYRSGVAYYHLGDFNKALHYLKESHKQQPTDTNVIRYIQLTEMKIRRNAQREKSEVS, encoded by the exons ATGAGCGTGGAGCAGGGCAGATTTGAAGGAATGATACGTAAGGGAAACGGCACGATGAGCGTCATGAGCGGCAGCGCGAACTCCACCGTTGTGCAGCTTCCCGGTGGCCGGAGCCGCGGAGACGCGCGCTACCCGCAGCACGCACCCCATCAGAGCGGTTCGATGGTGAAACCCCAAAACGAGCCCGCGGACCTGGTGAAACGAGCACTGGACTTCAAGACGCAAGGCACGCAGTGCTACAAGGATAAAAAATACCGCGAGGCCATCGGCAAGTACCACCGCGCGCTGCTGGAAATGAAGGGTCTGTGTCGCGTGCTGGGGGATCCGGACACCAGTAAGTCCCCGTCTGCCGTCCTGACCAGCATCAGCAAGTCCAGCCTGACGGACGAGCAGAAAGGCGCGGTGGAGAACGCGGAGCTGGAGTGCTACAACAGCCTGGCAG CCTGTCTGTTGCAGATGGAGCTAGTGAATTATGAACGAGTGAAAGAGTACTGTCTGAAGGTTTTGAGAAAGGAGGGTGAGAATTTTAAAGCCCTGTATCGCTCTGGTGTGGCGTATTATCATCTGGGAGACTTCAACAAAGCCCTGCACTACCTAAAAGAGTCACACAAACAGCAGCCCACAG ACACAAATGTCATCCGCTACATCCAACTCACGGAAATGAAGATTCGACGAAATGCCCAGAGAGAGAAATCAGAAGTGTCGTAA